One Nicotiana tomentosiformis chromosome 4, ASM39032v3, whole genome shotgun sequence genomic window carries:
- the LOC104110779 gene encoding pentatricopeptide repeat-containing protein At1g77360, mitochondrial — protein MLRQLHQKLWGRKVIVTRMYSSKESMEDKLDPLNRLCKIMMSCPKLGLDTELDQSGIRISSEMLDDALKRFENAGMLAYRLFEWAGKQHNYEHSTRSYHIMIESLAKIRQYQIMWDLVNKMKTKGMLNIETFCIIMRKYARAQKVEEAVYTFNIMNKFDVPSNLAAFNGLLSALCKSKNVRKAQEIFDSKKHEFVPDTKTYSILIEGWGRAPNLPKAREVYREMIEVGCNADIVTYGIMVDILCKAGRVDKAVEIVKEMEFSGCRPTSFIYSVLVHTYGLENRIEDAIDTFLEMEKNGVEADVAVYNSLISAFCKVNKFKNIYRVLNDMQLKGVTPNARTCNIILSGLIARGETDDAFKVFRRMLKIFDPDADTYTMMIKMFCERNELKMAHKVWKYMKRKQFVPGMHTFSAFINGLCDNADVSKACVLMEEMIEKGMRPGRMTFEKLRQLLLKEGREDVLEFLQLKINLMVREPLSD, from the coding sequence ATGCTACGCCAACTTCATCAGAAATTGTGGGGTAGAAAGGTGATTGTTACCCGAATGTATAGTTCTAAAGAATCAATGGAAGACAAACTCGATCCGCTGAATAGGCTTTGTAAAATTATGATGTCTTGTCCAAAATTGGGCCTTGACACAGAGCTTGACCAAAGTGGGATTAGGATTTCATCAGAGATGCTTGACGATGCCCTTAAGAGATTTGAGAATGCTGGAATGCTTGCGTATCGTTTATTTGAATGGGCTGGGAAGCAACATAATTATGAACATAGCACGAGATCCTACCACATCATGATTGAATCTCTTGCCAAGATAAGGCAATATCAGATTATGTGGGATCTTGTAAATAAGATGAAAACCAAGGGAATGCTTAATATTGAGACTTTTTGCATAATCATGAGAAAATATGCTAGGGCGCAAAAAGTAGAGGAAGCTGTTTACACTTTCAATATCATGAACAAGTTCGATGTGCCCTCTAACCTGGCCGCTTTTAATGGCTTATTGAGTGCTCTATGTAAATCAAAAAATGTGCGAAAAGCTCAGGAGATTTTCGATAGTAAGAAACATGAATTTGTTCCTGATACAAAAACTTATAGCATATTGATTGAGGGGTGGGGAAGGGCTCCCAATCTGCCTAAGGCAAGGGAAGTTTACAGGGAAATGATTGAGGTGGGCTGTAATGCTGATATTGTGACTTATGGGATCATGGTTGACATCCTTTGCAAGGCTGGTAGGGTCGACAAGGCCGTTGAAATTGTCAAGGAGATGGAGTTCAGCGGTTGCAGGCCAACATCTTTCATTTATAGTGTTTTAGTTCATACATATGGGCTGGAAAATCGGATTGAAGATGCGATAGATACATTCCTTGAGATGGAAAAAAATGGAGTTGAGGCTGATGTAGCAGTATATAATTCTCTAATTAGTGCTTTCTGTAAggtaaataaattcaaaaatatctaTAGGGTTCTAAATGACATGCAATTGAAGGGGGTGACCCCGAACGCAAGGACTTGCAATATCATTCTGAGTGGCTTGATTGCTCGAGGTGAGACTGATGATGCTTTTAAGGTTTTCCGTAGGATGCTCAAAATTTTCGATCCTGATGCAGACACGTACACTATGATGATTAAGATGTTTTGCGAGAGGAATGAGCTGAAGATGGCTCATAAAGTGTGGAAATATATGAAACGCAAGCAATTTGTTCCAGGCATGCACACCTTTTCTGCATTTATTAATGGGCTGTGCGACAATGCTGATGTTTCTAAGGCCTGTGTGTTGATGGAAGAGATGATAGAGAAAGGAATGCGTCCTGGTAGGATGACATTTGAAAAATTAAGACAGTTACTTCTCAAGGAAGGGAGAGAAGATGTACTTGAATTCCTTCAGCTGAAAATAAATCTTATGGTGAGGGAGCCCTTGTCTGATTAA